The following are encoded together in the Tursiops truncatus isolate mTurTru1 chromosome 10, mTurTru1.mat.Y, whole genome shotgun sequence genome:
- the GMNN gene encoding geminin, translating to MNHSMKQKQEGIQENVKSSPVPRRTLKMIQPSTAGSLVGRENELVKSLSKRKHCNDQLISKTSSSGVVTDPEHSENKNLGGVTQEAFDLMITENPSSQYWKEVAEKRRKALYEALKENEKLHKEIEQKDNEIARLKKENKELAEVAEHVQYMAEIIERLNQEPLDNSESPDSQEFDSEEETGEDSEVEDSEIGTCAEEVVSSSTDAKPCV from the exons ATGAATCACAGTATGAAGCAGAAACAAGAAGGAATCCAAGAGAATGTAAAG AGTAGTCCTGTTCCAAGAAGAACTCTGAAGATGATTCAGCCTTCTACAGCTGGATCTCTAGTCGGAAGAGAAAATGAG ttGGTTAAAAGCTTGTCCAAACGGAAACATTGCAACGACCAGTTAATATCTAAGACTTCCAGCTCTGGAGTTGTTACTGACCCAGaacacagtgaaaataaaaatcttggaGGCGTCACCCAAGAAGCATTTGATCTTATGATTACag aaaatccaTCCTCTCAATATTGGAAAGAAGTGGCGGAAAAACGGAGGAAGGCTCTCTATGAAGCacttaaggaaaatgagaaa CTTCATAAAGAAATTGAACAAAAGGACAATGAAATTGCCCGCCTGAAGAAGGAGAATAAGGAATTGGCAGAAGTAGCAGAACATGTACAGTATATGGCAGAGATAATAGAG AGACTGAATCAAGAACCTCTGGATAACTCTGAATCACCGGATAGTCAGGAATTTGATTCTGAAGAGGAAACTGGTGAGGATTCTGAAGTAGAAGACTCAGAAATTGGTACATGTGCTGAAGAAGTTGTCTCTTCCTCTACAGATGCAAAACCGTGTGTGTGA